Genomic DNA from Penaeus monodon isolate SGIC_2016 chromosome 15, NSTDA_Pmon_1, whole genome shotgun sequence:
TCCGACCCAGCGTCCCTCGAGAAGGAAACTTCGCCACTATCAAGTGTtatcttcgccttcctcccttaaGCCCAGACGCCAACTGACCAAACgtccctttatgccttttttgcCGATTAGNNNNNNNNNNNNNNNNNNNNNNNNNNNNNNNNNNNNNNNNNNNNNNNNTCATGGGAGGTAGGAAAGTGCAATATAATTAAACTTTGACGGTCGAATTGCCCATTTTCCGTGGAGATTCGTCcgatttcaaaattctgtttGAACAAAGTATGAGAATATCACTCGTTCCCAGTACTTTGAAAAGTACTCTCAGTGTATTTATTTGCATTATGGAGATTGAAAATAGGGTGTGTGCGNNNNNNNNNNNNNNNNNNNNNNNNNNNNNNNNNNNNNNNNNNNNNNNNNNNNNNNNNNNNNNNNNNNNNNNNNNNNNNNNNNNNNNNNNNNNNNNNNNNNNNNNNNNNNNNNNNNNNNNNNNNNNNNNNNNNNNNNNNNNNNNNNNNNNNNNNNNNNNNNNNNNNNNNNNNNNNNNNNNNNNNNNNNNNNNNNNNNNNNNNNNNNNNNNNNNNNNNNNNNNNNNNNNNNNNNNNNNNNNNNNNNNNNNNNNNNNNNNNNNNNNNNNNNNNNNNNNNNNNNNNNNNNNNNNNNNNNNNNNNNNNNNNNNNNNNNNNNNNNNNNNNNNNNNNNNNNNNNNNNNNNNNNNNNNNNNNNNNNNNNNNNNNNNNNNNNNNNNNNNNNNNNNNNNNNNNNNNNNNNNNNNNNNNNNNNNNNNNATTTAACGGCCTTTGCTCCTCATAAACACGGCCTCGGAGTCTTAAAAACCGAGTCACGTGACGGAGCCTCCCCAGAATCCCTCTTTTTCTCGTCCATAATTCCGAACACATTCCGACCCACNNNNNNNNNNNNNNNNNNNNNNNNNTCGCTTTCNNNNNNNNNNNNNNNNNNNNNNNNNNNNNNNNNNNNNNTGTTNNNNNNNNNNNNNNNNNNNNNNNNNNNNNNNNNNNNNNNNNNNNNNNNNNNNNNNNNNNNNNNNNNNNNNNNNNNNNNNNNNNNNNNNNNNNNNNNNNNNNNNNNNNNNNNNNNNNNNNNNNNNNNNNNNNNNNNNNNNNNNNNNNNNNNNNNNNNNNNNNNNNNNNNNNNNNNNNNNNNNNNNNNNNNNNNNNNNNNNNNNNNNNNNNNNNNNNNNNNNNNNNNNNNNNNNNNNNNNNNNNNNNNNNNNNNNNNNNNNNNNNNNNNNNNNNNNNNNNNNNNNNNNNNNNNNNNNNNNNNNNNNNNNNNNNNNNNNNNNNNNNNNNNNNNNNNNNNNNNNNNNNNNNNNNNNNNNNNNNNNNNNNNNNNNNNNNNNNNNNNNNNNNNNNNNNNNNNNNNNNNNNNNNNNNNNNNNNNNNNNNNNNNNNNNNNNNNNNNNNNNNNNNNNNNNNNNNNNNNNNNNNNNNNNNNNNNNNNNNNNNNNNNNNNNNNNNNNNNNNNNNNNNNNNNNNNNNNNNNNNNNNNNNNNNNNNNNNNNNNNNNNNNNNNNNNNNNNNNNNNNNNNNNNNNNNNNNNNNNNNNNNNNNNNNNNNNNNNNNNNNNNNNNNNNNNNNNNNNNNNNNNNNNNNNNNNNNNNNNNNNNNNNNNNNNNNNNNNNNNNNNNNNNNNNNNNNNNNNNNNNNNNNNNNNNNNNNNNNNNNNNNNNNNNNNNNNNNNNNNNNNNNNNNNNNNNNNNNNNNNNNNNNNNNNNNNNNNNNNNNNNNNNNNNNNNNNNNNNNNNNNNNNNNNNNNNNNNNNNNNNNNNNNNNNNNNNNNNNNNNNNNNNNNNNNNNNNNNNNNNNNNNNNNNNNNNNNNNNNNNNNNNNNNNNNNNNNNNNNNNNNNNNNNNNNNNNNNNNNNNNNNNNNNNNNNNNNNNNNNNNNNNNNNNNNNNNNNNNNNNNNNNNNNNNNNNNNNNNNNNNNNNNNNNNNNNNNNNNNNNNNNNNNNNNNNNNNNNNNNNNNNNNNNNNNNNNNNNNNNNNNNNNNNNNNNNNNNNNNNNNNNNNNNNNNNNNNNNNNNNNNNNNNNNNNNNNNNNNNNNNNNNNNNNNNNNNNNNNNNNNNNNNNNNNNNNNNNNNNNNNNNNNNNNNNNNNNNNNNNNNNNNNNNNNNNNNNNNNNNNNNNNNNNNNNNNNNNNNNNNNNNNNNNNNNNNNNNNNNNNNNNNNNNNNNNNNNNNNNNNNNNNNNNNNNNNNNNNNNNNNNNNNNNNNNNNNNNNNNNNNNNNNNNNNNNNNNNNNNNNNNNNNNNNNNNNNNNNNNNNNNNNNNNNNNNNNNNNNNNNNNNNNNNNNNNNNNNNNNNNNNNNNNNNNNNNNNNNNNNNNNNNNNNNNNNNNNNNNNNNNNNNNNNNNNNNNNNNNNNNNNNNNNNNNNNNNNNNNNNNNNNNNNNNNNNNNNNNNNNNNNNNNNNNNNNNNNNNNNNNNNNNNNNNNNNNNNNNNNNNNNNNNNNNNNNNNNNNNNNNNNNNNNNNNNNNNNNNNNNNNNNNNNNNNNNNNNNNNNNNNNNNNNNNNNNNNNNNNNNNNNNNNNNNNNNNNNNNNNNNNNNNNNNNNNNNNNNNNNNNNNNNNNNNNNNNNNNNNNNNNNNNNNNNNNNNNNNNNNNNNNNNNNNNNNNNNNNNNNNNNNNNNNNNNNNNNNNNNNNNNNNNNNNNNNNNNNNNNNNNNNNNNNNNNNNNNNNNNNNNNNNNNNNNNNNNNNNNNNNNNNNNNNNNNNNNNNNNNNNNNNNNNNNNNNNNNNNNNNNNNNNNNNNNNNNNNNNNNcaaggaagagaggagggagcgcGGTGTGAGCATTACAAAGGCGCTGAGGGTGGGTGGCGTCCGAGCACCCCATtcgctcccctttcctccctccctctcccatccatcATATAGAGGATGTTTTAAACCACTGGCGGGGAAGAAGAGAGTTTAtggaagtaaaaaagaaacattgatatacatactactagtaataacgtACACGATGTACTTTGTGTATTAGCATTCCTAGGACATGATAAAAGACTGAGGCTTCAGAAATCATTTCCATAACTACGGTTCTGTGAACCGCCAACACGCAAAAAAGGNNNNNNNNNNNNNNNNNNNNNNNNNNNNNNNNNNNNNNNNNNNNNNNNNNNNNNNNNNNNNNNNNNNNNNNNNNNNNNNNNNNNNNNNNNNNNNNNNNNNNNNNNNNNNNNATAGTTAAGTGGTCCAATTTCCCACGTTCTCCCCACACGACACAGTCTCTCAAAGTATGAAGGGCTCGGACGCTGACAGAGGGAGAAGTGAAGCTTTGTTCAGGTGCAANNNNNNNNNNNNNNNNNNNNNNNNNNNNNNNNNNNNNNNNNNNNNNNNNNNNNNNNNNNNNNNNNNNNNNNNNNNNNNNNNNNNNNNNNNNNNNNNNNNNNNNNNNNNNNNNNNNNNNNNNNNNNNNNNNNNNNNNNNNNNNNNNNNNNNNNNNNNNNNNNNNNNNNNNNNNNNNNNNNNNNNNNNNNNNNNNNNNTTCACTCATTctgtctctcattatctctcatagtaataataataatagccaggCCTTAACGACGAACCAAAACCAAATGAAATCTTAGTCCCAAGCCTTCCTCAGAGCGACGTTCAATATCACTCAGATGAATATTTGTGTTTCACTCAACTTGAACACACAGGACCGCACCACTTGGCAACAGGTGTTCCTGCCCCGCGNNNNNNNNNNNNNNNNNNNNNNNNNNNNNNNNNNNNNNNNNNNNNNNNNNNNNNNNNNNNNNNNNNNNNNNNNNNNNNNNNNNNNNNNNNNNNNNNNNNNNNNNNNNNNNNNNNNNNNNNNNNNNNNNNNNNNNNNNNNNNGCCCTAGTCNNNNNNNNNNNNNNNNNNNNNNNNNNNNNNNNNNNNNNNNNNNNNNNNCGTGCTTCTTTGTTtattccccattccttttccttgcggagtgtgtgcctgtgttatCTTGTCTAACTcagtctatttccttttttttttattgtctgaaTTATTTGCTCTCTCGGAGACCAAATTGCTTTCGGGCCATCAGAGGTTTTNNNNNNNNNNNNNNNNNNNNNNNNNNNNNNNNNNNNNNNNNNNNNNNNNNNNNNNNNNNNNNNNNNNNNNNNNNNNNNNNNNNNNNNNNNNNNNNNNNNNNNNNNNNNNNNNNNNNNNNNNNNNNNNNNNNNNNNNNNNNNNNNNNNNNNNNNNNNNNNNNNNNNNNNNNNNNNNNNNNNNNNNNNNNNNNNNNNNNNNNNNNNNNNNNNNNNNNNNNNNNNNNNNNNNNAACCTTTCTAATTTATCTACTCCCTCCTCTATCTACCGCTTCATTGCAGGCTGTAAAATTGCAAACTAATCCTAATCACATGCAGTTGCACCGCTGCACAGCTGGTCATCTATCTCATGCATATGCCGTTATCTCCATCTgtgaccctctccctcttcccttctctttcccttattcaTTACACATTCTCTTCCTCTGCGCTAGTTCCTCCCGTTTATTCTcgcctttcattttctctttgtcctCTCATTTCCGCTCGTTATTCAGTCTCTATGTCTGCGCTTTAATTGTTTACTCTCTTGGTTTGAGCTTCggagatatttttcattttcattgcattACTCCTCCGCGACAGAGGAGATGATAACATGGAAAAAGGGGGTGTAAAGAAGCTATAGAAGAGNNNNNNNNNNNNNNNNNNNNNNNNNNNNNNNNNNNNNNNNNNNNNNNNNNNNNNNNNNNNNNNNNNNNNNNNNNNNNNNNNNNNNNNNNNNNNNNNNNNNNNNNNNNNNNNNNNNNNNNNNNNNNNNNNNNNNNNNNNNNNNNNNNNNNNNNNNNNNNNNNNNNNNNNNNNNNNNNNNNNNNNNNNNNNNNNNNNNNNNNNNNNNNNNNNNNNNNNNNNNNNNNNNNNNNNNNNNNNNNNNNNNNNNNNNNNNNNNNNNNNNNNNNNNNNNNNNNNNNNNNNNNNNNNNNNNNNNNNNNNNNNNNNNNNNNNNNNNNNNNNNNNNNNNNNNNNNNNNNNNNNNNNNNNNNNNNNNNNNNNNNNNNNNNNNNNNNNNNNNNNNNNNNNNNNNNNNNNNNNNNNNNNNNNNNNNNNNNNNNNNNNNNNNNNNNNNNNNNNNNNNNNNNNNNNNNNNNNNNNNNNNNNNNNNNNNNNNNNNNNNNNNNNNNNNNNNNNNNNNNNNNNNNNNNNNNNNNNNNNNNNNNNNNNNNNNNNNNNNNNNNNNNNNNNNNNNNNNNNNNNNNNNNNNNNNNNNNNNNNNNNNNNNNNNNNNNNNNNNNNNNNNNNNNNNNNNNNNNNNNNNNNNNNNNNNNNNNNNNNNNNNNNNNNNNNNNNNNNNNNNNNNNNNNNNNNNNNNNNNNNNNNNNNNNNNNNNNNNNNNNNNNNNNNNNNNNNNNNNNNNNNNNNNNNNNNNNNNNNNNNNNNNNNNNNNNNNNNNNNNNNNNNNNNNNNNNNNNNNNNNNNNNNNNNNNNNNNNNNNNNNNNNNNNNNNNNNNNNNNNNNNNNNNNNNNNNNNNNNNNNNNNNNNNNNNNNNNNNNNNNNNNNNNNNNNNNNNNNNNNNNNNNNNNNNNNNNNNNNNNNNNNNNNNNNNNNNNNNNNNNNNNNNNGNNNNNNNNNNNNNNNNNNNNNNNNNNNNNNNNNNNNNNNNATNNNNNNNNNNNNNNNNNNNNNNNNNNNNNNNNNNNNNNNNNNNNNNNNNNNNNNNNNNNNNNNNNNNNNNNNNNNNNNNNNNNNNNNNNNNNNNNNNNNNNNNNNNNNNNNNGGCAGTTCGCAAAGTATCCAAAGCGAAGAACTCAAAGTGAAGAATTTATAGTAAAAAATCTATACTTGAGCTGCTTCCCCATTCAAGCTGTTCGCGAAATCCCTACGCTCTGGCGATCCAGGCGAAAGCGAAAAGGAAATTAGGTAGCTGGGTAGGCAAGCCATGCTGATGAATGGACAAGGCAATTAATGCGCAGAAAGGTGTCGATTAATAAGACATACTGATAATCACATTTACatatgaaaacataaaagaaaaggcaaagataTTTGGGGATAATAGACTCGCGGAAAAGGTAGATTCTctagtaaataaatagacagacatgtagattgatataaatagacagatataagagAAATCAAAACATTTCGCCtgattttagaagaaaaagataCTAATATAATAGATACTAACACTGAAATCTGGATAATTACGAAAGAACACAAAGGGAAATGTAAAAAGctaaataacacaacaaaaccatCTGCACATAATCAATGATCTAATTCCAGTATCACAAAAACGCCTAATAATATTGAAAGCCGTAAAAAATGCATCatgaaggtcaaaggtcaagcagAATTCACCCTCATTAAGCAGAATCATTTGTCTTGCAgtcagaaaaaagataaaaaggtaagGTAAATTGCTATCCAGATAAGGGAATACAAGAACAGTATCGAGTCaggaattattattcatttccagAGTGTTCAGTGNNNNNNNNNNNNNNNNNNNNNNNNNNNNNNNNNNNNNNNNNNNNNNNNNNNNNNNNNNNNNNNNNNNNNNNNNNNNNNNNNNNNNNNNNNNNNNNNNNNNNNNNNNNNNNNNNNNNNNNNNNNNNNNNNNNNNNNNNNNNNNNNNNNNNNNNNNNNNNNNNNNNNNNNNNNNNNNNNNNNNNNNNNNNNNNNNNNNNNNNNNNNNNNNNNNNNNNNNNNNNNNNNNNNNATAAGCACATAAAAAAGAACTGGAACACATAAACtaacagataaagaaataaacaaatacacagtaaaaaaaaaaaaataatatcacagaaaaaaaaaaaaaaacacacacatgactaaatgaaagaaagacagatgaataaataagtaaagaaataggtaaatagacaaatagatagaagtTCATGCGGGAGGTTCTTACCTTCCGTCCTTCGGGTCTTGGGTCCCTGACGTTCCTTCGCCGGCTTGGCCTCCAGCCATCTGCNNNNNNNNNNNNNNNNNNNNNNNNNNNNNNNNNNNNNNNNNNNNNNNNNNNNNNNNNNNNNNNNNNNNNNNNNNNNNNNNNNNNNNNNNNNNNNNNNNNNNNNNNNNNNNNNNNNNNNNNNNNNNNNNNNNNNNNNNNNNNNNNNNNNNNNNNNNNNNNNNNNNNNNNNNNNNNNNNNNNNNNNNNNNNNNNNNNNNNNNNNNNNNNNNNNNNNNNNNNNNNNNNNNNNNNNNNNNNNNNNNNNNNNNNNNNNNNNNNNNNTAACAAGGCATAGTGGAGAGGGGGATATTTAGCGATAAGGGCGaggatatgatgatggtaattcagtgatgatttttcataataaaataaggtgataatgatagcagtgttGATTATCATCAagaaatggtggtggtgatgaagcgTTAACTATTATAAACATTGTTgctacaacaataaaaacactgaaatattagaataaataaaagcGAAACAGTGATGAGCATAATTATAGCTGTTATGATGACGACGGttgcaattattaaaaaatatgtgatGTATTACAATTatgctattttctttcttttttctggagatattacatataatacatcttCTTATGCTATGAGACgatgcaataaaaaaatgatgatggaggaAGTGAATGATGATGAAGGAAGTGCCccaattgaaataaaataacaaaatccaGACACAAAAAGGACAATTGATGACACTGATTGTAGCAAAATGAAACGGGTCATAAAATATTCTgttataaatattcatttttacGTGATTCATGTACAGGGATTTAGATCCCCGGGATTATCAACTCAAATACTTTATGTTGTgcgaataataacaaacaaattgAGCATTTGATCCCTGTCATTAATCACCAAAATTAAACTAATGACANNNNNNNNNNNNNNNNNNNNNNNNNNNNNNNNNNNNNNNNNNNNNNNNNNNNNNNNNNNNNNNNNNNNNNNNNNNNNNNNNNNNNNNNNNNNNNNNNNNNNNNNNNNNNNNNNNNNNNNNNNNNNNNNNNNNNNNNNNNNNNNNNNNNNNNNNNNNNNNNNNNNNNNNNNNNNNNNNNNNNNNNNNNNNNNNNNNNNNNNNNNNNNNNNNNNNNNNNNNNNNNNNNNNNNNNNNNNNNNNNNNNNNNNNNNNNNNNNNNNNNNNNNNNNNNNNNNNNNNNNNNNNNNNNNNNNNNNNNNNNNNNNNNNNNNNNNNNNNNNNNNNNNNNNNNNNNNNNNNNNNNNNNNNNNNNNNNNNNNNNNNNNNNNNNNNNNNNNNNNNNNNNNNNNNNNNNNNNNNNNNNNNNNNNNNNNNNNNNNNNNNNNNNNNNNNNNNNNNNNNNNNNNNNNNNNNNNNNNNNNNNNNNNNNNNNNNNNNNNNNNNNNNNNNNNNNNNNNNNNNNNNNNNNNNNNNNNNNNNNNNNNNNNNNNNNNNNNNNNNNNNNNNNNNNNNNNNNNNNNNNNNNNNNNNNNNNNNNNNNNNNNNNNNNNNNNNNNNNNNtaaaaaaatgaatttggggttttttatagaaatttttcgAATGTTTGGACGGTAAGGAAAGGGGCTGATGAAGACGTCCGGGGGTAAACGAAGTTATTTTTCCGGAAAACATATTATGACGTTCTCCCGGAGCATATAGGAACATACTTAGAATGGGGCTTAAAGGAATACGACAATGatgttattttaataaatgaataaaatgtctctattgtttttgtaattgaagtataaaagaataacaaagtaATGTTTTTggataaggaaaaatttaatgACAAACAATTTGGGCTAAAGaagattaacaacaaaaaaatattaatgtgtaAAATTCAATGAtgctatactactaataaaatggaATAAGTAGGTacaagtaataattttaataataataaaattcagactgataaaagaaaaacaaggttaaatgatgatgaaaatctaTAAACCCCCATTATACATCTCANNNNNNNNNNNNNNNNNNNNNNNNNNNNNNNNNNNNNNNNNNNNNNNNNNNNNNNNNNNNNNNNNNNNNNNNNNNNNNNNNNNNNNNNNNNNNNNNNNNNNNNNNNNNNNNNNNNNNNNNNNNNNNNNNNNNNNNccccccccttccttcccaaccGACCTGTAAGTCGCTCTCGAGGAGTGGAACAGCCGCGTCTTTGTTGGCCTTCTTCAGGGCCTTCAGTGCCTTCTTTTCGGCCTTGATGCGCTCCCTTTCCGCCTTGGCCctgtccttctcttccttcgctttcctcaccttctctcgCTTTTTCATAAATCGCCAGGCCACTTGCTGAAGCTCCTGTTCCTCTTCATACCTGCAGTCCCTGTGGGCGAGAAACACGGCGTCAGGGGCGTCCACTCGGAGCCTTCCACTTGGNNNNNNNNNNNNNNNNNNNNNNNNNNNNNNNNNNNNNNNNNNNNNNNNNNNNNNNNNNNNNNNNNNNNNNNNNNNNNNNNNNNNNNNNNNNNNNNNNNNNNNNNNNNNNNNNNNNNNNNNNNNNNNNNNNNNNNNNNNNNNNNNNNNNNNNNNNNNNNNNNNNNNNNNNNNNNNNNNNNNNNNNNNNNNNNNNNNNNNNNNNNNNNNNNNNNNNNNNNNNNNNNNNNNNNNNNNNNNNNNNNNNNNNNNNNNNNNNNNNNNNNNNNNNNNNNNNNNNNNNNNNNNNNNNNNNNNNNNNNNNNNNNNNNNNNNNNNNNNNNNNNNNNNNNNNNNNNNNNNNNNNNNNNNNNNNNNNNNNNNNNNNNNNNNNNNNNNNNNNNNNNNNNNNNNNNNNNNNNNNNNNNNNNNNNNNNNNNNNNNNNNNNNNNNNNNNNNNNNNNNNNNNNNNNNNNNNNNNNNNNNNNNNNNNNNNNNNNNNNNNNNNNNNNNNNNNNNNNNNNNNNNNNNNNNNNNNNNNNNNNNNNNNNNNNNNNNNNNNNNNNNNNNNNNNNNNNNNNNNNNNNNNNNNNNNNNNNNNNNNNNNNNNNNNNNNNNNNNNNNNNNNNNNNNNNNNNNNNNNNNNNNNNNNNNNNNNNNNNNNNNNNNNNNNNNNNNNNNNNNNNNNNNNNNNNNNNNNNNNNNNNNNNNNNNNNNNNNNNNNNNNNNNNNNNNNNNNNNNNNNNNNNNNNNNNNNNNNNNNNNNNNNNNNNNNNNNNNNNNNNNNNNNNNNNNNNNNNNNNNNNNNNNNNNNNNNNNNNNNNNNNNNNNNNNNNNNNNNNNNNNNNNNNNNNNNNNNNNNNNNNNNNNNNNNNNNNNNNNNNNNNNNNNNNNNNNNNNNNNNNNNNNNNNNNNNNNNNNNNNNNNNNNNNNNNNNNNNNNNNNNNNNNNNNNNNNNNNNNNNNNNNNNNNNNNNNNNNNNNNNNNNNNNNNNNNNNNNNNNNNNNNNNNNNNNNNNNNNNNNNNNNNNNNNNNNNNNNNNNNNNNNNNNNNNNNNNNNNNNNNNNNNNNNNNNNNNNNNNNNNNNNNNNNNNNNNNNNNNNNNNNNNNNNNNNNNNNNNNNNNNNNNNNNNNNNNNNNNNNNNNNNNNNNNNNNNNNNNNNNNNNNNNNNNNNNNNNNNNNNNNNNNNNNNNNNNNNNNNNNNNNNNNNNNNNNNNNNNNNNNNNNNNNNNNNNNNNNNNNNNNNNNNNNNNNNNNNNNNNNNNNNNNNNNNNNNNNNNNNNNNNNNNNNNNNNNNNNNNNNNNNNNNNNNNNNNNNNNNNNNNNNNNNNNNNNNNNNNNNNNNNNNNNNNNNNNNNNNNNNNNNNNNNNNNNNNNNTAATGCAATGGCTCTGTTTATATTTGCTGTAAGTATATGTGAATGCATTAATGTAGGAATGTGTCGATATAAAGCATTAACAATTTTGACCATCTTTTATGCAAACAAGCATGagacatttaatttttaaaaaagtcatcACAAATCACCGTTTTCAAAGAACAAAATTTCATAGTTTTCCCTCCAATTAGAAAATGAACAAGGAAATTGTCCATAGAAAACCTAAAGATATTCTGACGATAACTATAGTATGCTTGAAGTGCCAAAGGAGCCAGATAATGCAATGGCTTTGATATTTCCAGTTAATGACTGAATCAGCCTAGACGAAGAAAAGTGGTGGAATACGGAAATCAAATAAACAGGCCTACTTACTCTACAAAGAGTAGAAATCTCATTAGCATGAAATCACTACTCATcaaaattgataatttttaacataaatttACATCATATTTAATCAGACGATGTTCAGTATTTGTGTAAATGATCCGTGTATGCTTTTAGGTATCACATGAAAATCAGTGTattcaaaataaaactaaatagtTCCTACCTTTTTACGTATCTAGTGATTACATATCAGTGTGCCTCATGTACATTAGCTTATAACTGAATAAAATGTCATAAATGTTTCGCGCATGCGTGGTGTCACTTCTCGTTATATGATCGTCGGGACTTGCTACTCTGCCAGTAGGCTATTCTATGACTAAATGGATTAATTCTGGCCTCAAGGGCGAGTATTTATAGTCTCCTTTTAAAACTATTTCAGAGTTTAATTAAAATACCTGAACCACGGCTGAGATGTATAAAAGCATTTTTCTGCTGCTTCCTATCACTGCTTTTAGGTTTATTGTAAGCTAAGAGAGATAGCATGGattatatctcttcctcttttcaataTAATAGAGGTTTGATGATGGTGTTAATCTAGTACAGGAGAGCATAACACTATAACAAGATGATTACTATTCACAGTAATTATAGTTTGTACTTCTAAATACtcgcacagacaaacacgcagTCACACTGTATATGCGTGGGTGTGTACGAGTTTTTATGAACAAATATTCACACTGTATATACTGTACAATAGTCTTTCTCTTATATTGACGTGTTTTATACTggattaacatcatcatcaggcCTCGGNNNNNNNNNNNNNNNNNNNNNNNNNNNNNNNNNNNNNNNNNNNNNNNNNNNNNNNNNNNNNNNNNNNNNNNNNNNNNNNNNNNNNNNNNNNNNNNNNNNNNNNNNNNNNNNNNNNNNNNNNNNNNNNNNNNNNNNNNNNNNNNNNNNNNNTTTATCAAAATCCCCTTACGCTTTTTGAATAGCACTTCACGGATACTTGATGGATTAGCAGATATTCTTTCCCACAACAGAATCAGAGAAGCGAAGGAGACAGAAAgacgagggaaggagatggaaataaGAATCATGGAGGCAAGGATAAATGCAAAGATGTAAACGGGAACATCAGACAGAAGGAGAATCAGGAAAAAGAGACATAAATAAACTATTGCAGAAAGACGCGGAGACAAAATCGATAaccaatacaaacaaatacagaattgggaataaaagaaaggggcGGAGGGAAAGAAATAAGGCGAAAACACGAGATGCAAATGAAACCACAACCTTCGGAACGAAAATGACACTCAAAAAACAGAGAAACCTCAATAAACACTGAGAAGCCAATATTtcgaaacaggagagagagatccCCACCCCTAGAAAATGACCTTATATCGCCAATGCCAACACAGNNNNNNNNNNNNNNNNNNNNNNNNNNNNNNNNNNNNNNNNNNNNNNNNNNNNNNNNNNNNNNNNNNNNNGATTCTGTACATACGTTTCCATTGCTTGAACAGCCTTCATCTCTCCCGCGCTTGAACACAGACACCCACAGACGCGAAATACTAGTGTTGAGCCAATTACACCCTTTACAAGTGTTTCTTATCTTTGAATGGCTGTCGCAGGATAGACGGTGATATCCTGGTGTTTAAGATATGTATTATCAAGACTGCCACTTAGGTTCCCTGCTTCTTATGTTAATCTATACACACGCATGAGTacattttgtttcatttaattTCGCAGTTTGAATATCNNNNNNNNNNNNNNNNNNNNTTGGAATATTTCTTTATGCAAAGGCTGTGCCTTGATTTTCTTTGCGTGAAAGTGATGCTTAGAGTGAAATAAGGACGGTAAAAAGAGGTGTTGCTTTTATCAGTTTGTGAGACGGGAGGTAGACTTATCTAATCGTCTTGAGATGCATTGGTTTTGCTCTTTAACGACGGCACACCATCTCATAGATTAAGAAATGGAAATTTNNNNNNNNNNNNNNNNNNNNNNNNNNNNNNNNNNNNNNNNNNNNNNNNNNNNNNNNNNNNNNNNNNNNNNNNNNNNNNNNNNNNNNNNNNNNNNNNNNNNNNNNNNNNNNNNNNNNNNNNNNNNNNNNNNNNNNNNNNNNNNNNNNNNNNNNNNNNNNNNNNNNNNNNNNNNNNNNNNNNNNNNNNNNNNNNNNNNNNNNNNNNNNNNNNNNNNNNNN
This window encodes:
- the LOC119582189 gene encoding uncharacterized protein LOC119582189 (The sequence of the model RefSeq protein was modified relative to this genomic sequence to represent the inferred CDS: added 4 bases not found in genome assembly) → MALFATSSSSKAKPGAPAKSLADCRYEEEQELQQVAWRFMKKREKVRKAKEEKDRAKAERERIKAEKKALKALKKANKDAAVPLLESDLQMAGGQAGEGTSGTQDPKDGR